The proteins below are encoded in one region of Macaca nemestrina isolate mMacNem1 chromosome 10, mMacNem.hap1, whole genome shotgun sequence:
- the LOC105474030 gene encoding vasopressin V1a receptor: MDSMRFSAGPDAGPSGNSSFWWPLATSAGNTSREAEALGEDNGPPRDVRNEELAKLEIAVLAVTFTVAVLGNSSVLLALHRTPRKTSRMHLFIRHLSLADLAVAFFQVLPQMCWDITYRFRGPDWLCRVVKHLQVFGMFASAYMLVVMTADRYIAVCHPLKTLQQPARRSRLMIAAAWVLSFVLSTPQYFVFSMIEVNNVTKARDCWATFIQPWGSRAYVTWMTGGIFVAPVVILATCYGFICYNIWRNVRGKTASRQSKGAEQAGAAFQKGFLLAPCVSSVKSISRAKIRTVKMTFVIVTAYIVCWAPFFIIQMWSVWDPKSVWTESENPTITITALLGSLNSCCNPWIYMFFSGHLLQDCVQSFPCCQNIKEKFNKEDTDSMSRRQTFYSNNRSPTNSTGMWKDSPKSSKSIKFLPVST, encoded by the exons ATGGACAGCATGCGTTTCTCCGCCGGTCCCGACGCGGGGCCCTCGGGCAACTCCAGTTTTTGGTGGCCTCTGGCCACCAGCGCTGGCAACACAAGCCGGGAGGCCGAAGCCCTCGGGGAAGACAACGGTCCGCCGAGGGACGTGCGCAATGAGGAGCTGGCCAAGCTGGAGATCGCCGTGCTGGCGGTGACTTTCACGGTGGCCGTACTGGGCAACAGCAGCGTGCTGCTGGCTCTGCACCGGACGCCGCGCAAGACGTCCCGCATGCACCTCTTCATCCGACACCTCAGCCTGGCCGACCTGGCCGTGGCCTTCTTCCAGGTGCTGCCGCAAATGTGCTGGGACATCACCTACCGCTTCCGCGGCCCCGACTGGCTGTGCCGCGTGGTGAAGCACCTGCAGGTGTTCGGCATGTTCGCGTCGGCCTACATGCTGGTAGTCATGACAGCCGACCGCTACATCGCGGTGTGCCACCCGCTGAAGACTCTGCAACAGCCCGCGCGCCGCTCGCGCCTCATGATCGCGGCAGCCTGGGTGCTGAGCTTCGTGCTGAGCACGCCGCAGTACTTCGTCTTCTCCATGATCGAGGTGAACAATGTCACCAAGGCCCGCGACTGCTGGGCCACCTTCATCCAGCCCTGGGGTTCTCGTGCCTACGTGACCTGGATGACGGGCGGCATCTTCGTGGCACCTGTGGTCATCCTGGCTACCTGCTACGGCTTCATCTGCTACAACATCTGGCGCAACGTCCGCGGGAAGACGGCGTCGCGCCAGAGCAAGGGTGCAGAGCAAGCGGGTGCCGCCTTCCAAAAGGGGTTCCTGCTTGCACCCTGTGTCAGCAGCGTGAAGTCCATTTCCCGGGCCAAGATCCGCACGGTGAAGATGACTTTTGTGATCGTGACGGCTTACATCGTCTGCTGGGCGCCTTTCTTCATCATCCAGATGTGGTCTGTCTGGGATCCCAAGTCCGTCTGGACCG AATCGGAAAACCCTACCATCACCATCACGGCATTACTGGGTTCCTTGAATAGCTGCTGTAATCCCTGGATATACATGTTTTTTAGTGGCCATCTCCTTCAAGACTGTGTTCAAAGCTTCCCATGCTGCCAAAACATTAAGGAAAAATTCAACAAAGAAGATACTGACAGTATGAGCAGAAGACAGACTTTTTATTCTAACAATCGAAGCCCAACAAACAGTACGGGTATGTGGAAGGACTCGCCTAAATCTTCCAAGTCCATCAAATTCCTTCCTGTTTCAACTTGA